Part of the Sphingobium lignivorans genome is shown below.
GCTTCGAGCGCGCCGAAATAGCTGCCGATGCCGGCCAGCGCCTGATCGCGCGCCGACTGATTGGCCTGCAGCAGCACGAAGAAACCGAGCAGCAGGAGGCAGAGATCCGCGAAGCTGACCGCCCACCGGCCGCGCCGCATGCCGGCACTGGCGCGCATCAGGCCGCCTCGCGCGCGGTCTTGCGCAGCATGCCGGGCTCGCGGCTCGCAATCGCTTCCAGCCGCCGGGCGAAGGCGCCTTGCCAGGCCAACTCCCGCGCGGAAAGATCGGCGAGGCGGTTCGCGATGGGGCCCGCCACGGCATTGGCGAGGATCATGCCGTGCAGCGTCGTCATGAGGGCCAGCGCCATGGCCGGCCCGATCGTCGAAGGGTCGCGCATGCTCGCGAACATGCCGACCAGACCGATGATCGTGCCCACCATGCCCATGGCGGGCGCAGCATCGGCAATCGCGTTCCAGAAGCCGATCACGCTCGCATGGCGATCGCGCCGGTCCTCGAGGACCTGATCGATCCGCAACGAAAAATGCTCGACATCGGGGGCGTTCGCGAGACTGTTGAGCGCGCCGGCGATGAAGGGATGGCCCGCCCGGATGCGATCCGTGCGCATCAGCCCCCTGAGCTCGGCGACGGCTTCCACCTTGAACAGCAGCGCCCGCGCGACATCCCGCTCGTCATCCGGGCGCGCCATGAGCAGCGGCCCGAGCGCGCGAAGGGATCGCGCCGCCGTGACAGGGCCGAACTGGCCAAGCGCGATGAGGGCAGTGCCGAGCGATACCAGCAGGATGGGGAGCGGGGCGAAGAGCTGACCCAGAATATCCCACATCGCCGCGCCGACCCCGAATGTTTGACCGGAGACGGGCGGCAAAGAAATGCCGCCGACCGGCAAAAACTTGCCGGCCACGCCGTCCCTGCGCCGGAAAGGCGCGGAATTCCTTGCTCTCACGTCCCTGCCGGACCGGCAGCGCGCCTGTTGGCACGGCCTTTGCAGATATTCCCTGTGGACAGGGGTGATGTCTCGCAACCGGACCGGCTCTTGCGGTGAGAACGACCCCCACGAAGCGTTATTTAGGGAAGGCACGAAAAAATGTCGCTGGAAGACAGTTTGTTCGGCGTCCATGGCAAGGCCCTCGCGCTGCGATCGCAGCGGCTGGAGCTCATTGCCTCGAATATCGCCAATGCATCGACGCCCGGCTACAAGGCGCGGGACATCGATTTCGACAAGGCGCTCGCCGCCGCGACCAGCCAGCAGGGCAGTGTCGCCGGAGCGCTCGAAACCGCGATGGGCTATCGCACCCCGCTCCAGCCGAGCAGCGACGGCAACACCGTCGAGATGTCGACCGAGCAGACCCTGTTTGCCGAGAATGCGGTCAAGTACCGCACGACGCTCTCCTTCCTCGAAGGGCGCCTCAACACCATCACGCGCGCGCTGCGGGGAGAATGAGCATGGACAAGCCCATGAACATCTTCGACATCGCCGGTCGCGCCATGTCGGCCCAGCTCGTCCGGCTGAATGCCACCGCATCCAACCTCGCCAACGCGGGATCGGTCTCGGGCAACGAGAACCAGGCCTATCGCGCGATCCGGCCCGTCTTCTCGACCATCGTGGAGAAGCCCGGCGTCGCGACGGTGAAGGTCGACAAGGTGGTGACCTCTGACACGCCCGCCACGCGGCGCCACGACCCCGGCCATCCGCTCGCGGACGCCAATGGCGATGTCTGGGAAGCCGGCGTCGACAGCAGCGCGGAGCTTGTCGAAATGGTCGAGAGCGCGCGCATGTACCAGAATAATGTGCAGGTCATCCAGACCGCCAAGTCCCTCCTCCTCGAAACGATCAGGCTCGGCAAATGACGACAACCAGCGCTTCCCAGACGTCCAGCCCCTGGACGGTCGATCCGACGACGTCCTTCACCAACCAGAACCTGGCGGAGACGAAGAAGGCGTCGAACCAAACGATCGACATGAGCGGCTTCCTGACGCTGCTGACGGCGCAGATGCAGTTCCAGGACCCGTTCGAGCCGACGGACAACAGCCAGATGGTCGCCCAGATGGCCCAGTTCTCCTCGCTTTCGGCGCAGGCGGAATCCAACAGCCTGCTCGGGAACATCGCGGACTCCGTCTCCGGCGCGCGGCTTTCCGATGCGGCGAGCTGGATCGGCAAATCGATGCTGGTGAAGAGCAACATCGCAACGCCCGACCGCACCGGCGCCTATGCCGGCGAGATCACGCTCGGCGCGGCCGCGGACGGCGTGGCCATCGATCTCGTGAATGCCAATGGCCAGGTCGTGAAGACGCTGGAATTCGGCGCCCTGGGGGCCGGCGCAAGCTCCTTCTTCTGGGACGGCATGGATGAGGCCGGCAATTTCATCGGCGGCGAGGCGCTTCAGGTGAAGGTGCGCGGCGCGAACCCGACGCAGGTCGCCACCTGGGCCAGCATCGCGGCCGTCCAGTCCCCCGCGAGCGGCACGGGCTCCCAGCTCATCACCCCGCTCGGCAATTTCTCGCCGACCGACGCAATCCGTCTCGGCTGACATCAGGAACCATCAGAGGAGTCTGCAACCATGTCCTTCTACATTTCCCTCACCGGTCTCAAGGGCGCCCAGACCGACCTGTCGGTGGTCGCCAACAATGTGGCGAACGTCTCGTCGATCGCGTTCAAGAAGAGCAAGGCCGCATTCGGCGACATCTTCGCTTCCAGCGGCGGGCCGCTCGGCGGCAACGGCGTGCGCCTCATCGACGTCAACCAGCAGTTCACGCAGGGCACGCTCGAAACGACCGACAAGACGCTCGATCTCGCCATCACCGGCGAGGGCTTCTTCACCGTGAAGGGCCTCGGCACCAACGGCTCCGTCAGCTACACGCGCAACGGCTCCTTCAGCGTCGACAAGAACCGCAACGTGGTGGACACGACCGGCTCGCGCCTGCAGGTGCTGCCGACCGATCCGACGGGCGACGGCACGCCGACGAGCACGGATCCCGCGGGGCTCATCGACCTCGTCATCCCGACCGTCCATCCCGACGATGCGACCATCCAGCTTTCGAGCATTTCCATCGACGAGACCGGGCTGGTCTCGGCAACGTTCGCGGATGGATCGGTCCGCAATCTCGGCGTGGTGGCGATGGCGAGCTTCCCGAGCCAGGATGCGCTGCGTCAGGAAGGCGATGCCCACTGGTCCGCGACCGGCGCGAGCGGCGAAGCGGTCTATGGCGCGGGCAACAACGGTCTTTTCGGAGCCGTGCGGTCCGGCACGCTGGAGCGCTCCAACGTCGACATCACCGAAGAGCTGGTCGCGCTCATTTCCGCCCAGCGCAATTTCCAGGCGAACTCGAAGGCGATCGAGACTGCGAACAACATGACGCAGACAATCATCGCCCTGCGCGCCTGACGCCGAAGGCCGATCGGAGCTCTAGTCCATGGATCGTCTCATCAATGTGGCCCGCACGGCGATGCGCGGCTCGATGGCCCGGCAGACGGCGATTGCCAACAATCTCGCAAACGCCAACACCACGGGCTTTCGCGCCGAGATCGCCAATGCCTCCACGCGCTGGATCGGCGGCGGCACCTTCCAGAGCCGCGCCGAGCAGGTGGGGCAGGTCATCGCTGCGGACCTGAAGCCGGGAACCGTCGTCCAGACCGGCAATCCGCTGGACATCGCGGTCGATGGCGAGGGCCTCATCGCGGTCCAGGCGAGCGACGGTTCGGAAGGCTATACGCGGCGGGGCGACCTCAAGCTCAACGAGAGTGGCCTTCTCACCACCGGGGACGGCCATCCCGTCATCGGTGGCGCGGGGCCGATCACCCTGCCGCCGGCCGACAGCATCAAGATCGCTCAGGACGGCGGCATATGGATCGTGCCCCAGGGCGGGCAGATCGACCAGCCGCAACTCGTCGACACGATCAAGATCGCCAACGCCAATGGCTCCGTCATCGCCAAGGGCACGGACAATCTGTTCCGCGAAGTGAATGGTGGCGCGCTGCCGGAAGATCCGGCGGCCTCCGTCACCTCCGGGGCGCTCGAGGGCTCCAATGTCGATGCGACACTGGCGCTCGTGCAGATGATCGAGGCCAGCCGCGCCTGGGAAACCCAGATCAAGATGATCGATACCGCCAAGGACATCGACAATGGCGGCTCCAGCCTGATGCGGCTCGACGCGTAATCAACGGAAGAGGACCAGACTCATGACCACCAGCGCCCTTCATGTGGCCCGGACCGGGCTTGATGCCCAGGACGTCAAGATGCGGGTCATCGCCAACAATCTGGCGAATGTGAACACCGTGGGCTTCAAGCGCGACCGCGCGAATTTCGAAGCGCTGGCCTATCAGCAGGTCATCGCGGCGGGCAGCCAGGCCGACAGCCAGAACAAGCTCGCCATCGGCCTCAATCTCGGCACCGGCGTCCAGCTCACCGGCACCGAGCGGATTGACACGCAGGGTACGCTGAACACCACGGACAACTCGCTCGACCTCGCGATCGAGGGCAATGGCTTCTTCCAGGTGCAGCGGACGGACGGCACGATCGCCTATACCCGCGCCGGCAATTTCAAGACCAATGCGGAAGGCATCCTCGTGACGCCGGGCGGCCTGCCGCTCATTCCGCAGATCCAGCTCCCCGAGGGCGTTTCCTCCATCACCATCGGCAATGACGGCACGGTCTCCGCGACAGTGGACGGCCAGACCGAGCCGACCCAGCTCGGCCAGATCGAGACGGCGCGGTTCGTCAATCCCGCCGGCCTGCAGGCGGTGGGCAGCAATCTGCTGATCGAGACGGCCGCATCCGGCGCGCCGCAGACGGGCGCGGCCGGCCTCGAGGGACGCGGCACCATCCGGCAGGGCGCGCTCGAGCAATCGAACGTCAACACAGTGGAGGAGCTGGTCGACATGATCGAGACGCAGCGCGCCTACGAGATCGCCTCGAAGATGATCAAGGCGACCGACGAAATGCTCCAGTACGTCAACCAGCAGCTCTGATCATGAAGCATCATCTCATCGCAGCCTCCGCCATCGCGGCCATCGCCTTCTCTGCGCCGGCATCGGCGGGTCTCTTCGGCAAGAAGGCCGACCCGATGGCCGATCCCGCTTTCCAGGCGACGCTCGCCCCGGCCGAAATGACCGCGCCGGAGCGACCAAACGGCGCCATCTTCCAGGCCAGCGCAGGCTATTCCCCGCTCGTCAACGGCGCGCGCGCCGCGAATGTGGGCGACATCATCACCATCCTGCTCGTGGAGCGCACCCAGGCGAGCAAGAGCAACAGCGCCAATACCGACCGCTCGGGCAGCATCGGCCTGAACCCGCCCACCACCGGGCCGTTCAGCAAGATCTTCAGCGCGAGCGACGTTGGCGCGAGCGGCACGCAGGGCTTCAAGGGCAAGGGCGATGCCGCGCAATCCAATGCGCTGTCCGGCGAAATCACCGTCACGGTTTCAAAGGTCTACAGTAATGGAACCATGCTGGTTCGCGGACAGAAGCAGCTCACGCTCAACCGGGGAGACGAATATGTCCAGGTGTCCGGCCTCGTACGACAGGCCGATGTGGGCCCCGACAACCGCGTCCTTTCCACCCGCGTCGCCGACGCGCGGATCACTTACAGCGGCAAGGGCGAGATCGCGCGGGCCAGCCGGCAGGGCTGGCTGCAGCGCTTCTTCTCCATGGTCAGCCCTTTC
Proteins encoded:
- a CDS encoding flagellar hook assembly protein FlgD, which codes for MTTTSASQTSSPWTVDPTTSFTNQNLAETKKASNQTIDMSGFLTLLTAQMQFQDPFEPTDNSQMVAQMAQFSSLSAQAESNSLLGNIADSVSGARLSDAASWIGKSMLVKSNIATPDRTGAYAGEITLGAAADGVAIDLVNANGQVVKTLEFGALGAGASSFFWDGMDEAGNFIGGEALQVKVRGANPTQVATWASIAAVQSPASGTGSQLITPLGNFSPTDAIRLG
- a CDS encoding flagellar basal body rod protein FlgB, whose amino-acid sequence is MSLEDSLFGVHGKALALRSQRLELIASNIANASTPGYKARDIDFDKALAAATSQQGSVAGALETAMGYRTPLQPSSDGNTVEMSTEQTLFAENAVKYRTTLSFLEGRLNTITRALRGE
- the flgC gene encoding flagellar basal body rod protein FlgC — its product is MSMDKPMNIFDIAGRAMSAQLVRLNATASNLANAGSVSGNENQAYRAIRPVFSTIVEKPGVATVKVDKVVTSDTPATRRHDPGHPLADANGDVWEAGVDSSAELVEMVESARMYQNNVQVIQTAKSLLLETIRLGK
- a CDS encoding flagellar basal body rod protein FlgF is translated as MDRLINVARTAMRGSMARQTAIANNLANANTTGFRAEIANASTRWIGGGTFQSRAEQVGQVIAADLKPGTVVQTGNPLDIAVDGEGLIAVQASDGSEGYTRRGDLKLNESGLLTTGDGHPVIGGAGPITLPPADSIKIAQDGGIWIVPQGGQIDQPQLVDTIKIANANGSVIAKGTDNLFREVNGGALPEDPAASVTSGALEGSNVDATLALVQMIEASRAWETQIKMIDTAKDIDNGGSSLMRLDA
- a CDS encoding flagellar basal body L-ring protein FlgH — encoded protein: MKHHLIAASAIAAIAFSAPASAGLFGKKADPMADPAFQATLAPAEMTAPERPNGAIFQASAGYSPLVNGARAANVGDIITILLVERTQASKSNSANTDRSGSIGLNPPTTGPFSKIFSASDVGASGTQGFKGKGDAAQSNALSGEITVTVSKVYSNGTMLVRGQKQLTLNRGDEYVQVSGLVRQADVGPDNRVLSTRVADARITYSGKGEIARASRQGWLQRFFSMVSPF
- a CDS encoding MotA/TolQ/ExbB proton channel family protein; translated protein: MAGKFLPVGGISLPPVSGQTFGVGAAMWDILGQLFAPLPILLVSLGTALIALGQFGPVTAARSLRALGPLLMARPDDERDVARALLFKVEAVAELRGLMRTDRIRAGHPFIAGALNSLANAPDVEHFSLRIDQVLEDRRDRHASVIGFWNAIADAAPAMGMVGTIIGLVGMFASMRDPSTIGPAMALALMTTLHGMILANAVAGPIANRLADLSARELAWQGAFARRLEAIASREPGMLRKTAREAA
- the flgG gene encoding flagellar basal-body rod protein FlgG gives rise to the protein MTTSALHVARTGLDAQDVKMRVIANNLANVNTVGFKRDRANFEALAYQQVIAAGSQADSQNKLAIGLNLGTGVQLTGTERIDTQGTLNTTDNSLDLAIEGNGFFQVQRTDGTIAYTRAGNFKTNAEGILVTPGGLPLIPQIQLPEGVSSITIGNDGTVSATVDGQTEPTQLGQIETARFVNPAGLQAVGSNLLIETAASGAPQTGAAGLEGRGTIRQGALEQSNVNTVEELVDMIETQRAYEIASKMIKATDEMLQYVNQQL
- a CDS encoding flagellar hook-basal body complex protein, which produces MSFYISLTGLKGAQTDLSVVANNVANVSSIAFKKSKAAFGDIFASSGGPLGGNGVRLIDVNQQFTQGTLETTDKTLDLAITGEGFFTVKGLGTNGSVSYTRNGSFSVDKNRNVVDTTGSRLQVLPTDPTGDGTPTSTDPAGLIDLVIPTVHPDDATIQLSSISIDETGLVSATFADGSVRNLGVVAMASFPSQDALRQEGDAHWSATGASGEAVYGAGNNGLFGAVRSGTLERSNVDITEELVALISAQRNFQANSKAIETANNMTQTIIALRA